A window of the Canis lupus baileyi chromosome 1, mCanLup2.hap1, whole genome shotgun sequence genome harbors these coding sequences:
- the LOC140605946 gene encoding delta(3,5)-Delta(2,4)-dienoyl-CoA isomerase, mitochondrial-like isoform X3, which produces MVASYPPPWLFPVCRASSASSWVAMAAAMAASRSLRDLLMRRLVAPTPQGLSLCLRPLSSAAQDEASTAAPREAPGHSYESLRVTAAQKHILHVQLNRPEKRNAMNKAFWREMVECFNKIAQDPDCRAVVISGAGKVFTAGIDLMDMASEILQPQGDDVARTSWNLRNLITRYQETFSVIEKCPKPVIAAIHGACIGAGVDLITACDIRYCAQDAFFQVKEVDIGLAADVGTLQRLPKIIGNQSLVNELAFTCRTMMADEALASGLVSRVFPDKEGMLDAAFTLAAEISTKSPVAVQSTKINLIYSRNHPVTEGLNYMATWNMSMLQTQDIIKSVQAAMEKKELKSITFSKL; this is translated from the exons ATGGTGGCGTCGTACCCGCCCCCTTGGCTTTTTCCTGTCTGTCGGGCTAGTTCCGCTAGCTCCTGGGTTGCGATGGCGGCAGCGATGGCGGCTTCTCGCAGTCTCCGAGATCTGCTAATGCGGC GACTGGTGGCGCCCACCCCGCAGGGCCTCAGCCTTTGCCTTCGCCCCTTGAGCTCTGCTGCGCAAGATGAGGCCTCCACAGCAGCCCCCAGAGAAGCACCAGGCCACAGCTATGAGTCCCTTCGGGTGACAGCTGCCCAGAAGCACATCCTGCACGTGCAGCTGAACCGGCCTGAGAAGAGGAATGCCATGAACAAGGCCTTCTGGAG AGAGATGGTGGAGTGCTTCAACAAGATAGCACAAGACCCTGACTGTCGGGCTGTGGTGATCTCTGGTGCAGGAAAAGTATTCACTGCAG GTATCGACCTTATGGACATGGCTTCAGAAATCCTTCAGCCCCAAGGAGATGATGTGGCCCGCACCAGCTGGAACCTCCGTAACCTCATCACCAGATACCAAGAGACCTTCAGTGTCATCGAGAAG TGTCCGAAGCCAGTGATCGCTGCCATCCATGGGGCCTGCATCGGTGCGG GTGTGGACCTCATCACTGCCTGTGACATCCGCTACTGTGCCCAGGATGCTTTCTTCCAGGTGAAG gAAGTGGACATAGGTCTGGCGGCAGATGTGGGAACGCTGCAGCGACTACCCAAAATCATCGGAAAccagag TCTGGTCAACGAGCTGGCCTTCACTTGCCGCACAATGATGGCTGATGAGGCCCTGGCCAGTGGGCTGGTCAG CCGGGTGTTCCCAGACAAGGAGGGCATGCTTGATGCAGCCTTCACCCTGGCGGCCGAGATTTCCACCAAGAGCCCCGTGGCAGTGCAGAGCACCAAGATCAACCTCATCTACTCGCGCAACCATCCGGTGACCGAGGGCCTCAACTACATG GCGACCTGGAACATGAGCATGCTGCAAACCCAGGACATCATTAAGTCGGTCCAGGCTGCCATGGAGAAGAAGGAACTGAAGAGCATCACCTTCTCTAAGCTCTGA